The proteins below come from a single Antennarius striatus isolate MH-2024 chromosome 18, ASM4005453v1, whole genome shotgun sequence genomic window:
- the LOC137612458 gene encoding kinesin-1 heavy chain isoform X1, producing MADPAECTIKVMCRFRPLNSSEVVRGDKFIPKFQGDETVIIGGKPYMYDRVFQTNTTQEQVYNACAQKIVKDVLEGYNGTIFAYGQTSSGKTHTMEGNLHDTDSMGIIPRIVQDIFNYIYSMDENLEFHIKVSYFEIYLDKIRDLLDVSKTNLSVHEDKNRVPYVKGCTERFVCSPEEVMDTIDEGKSNRHVAVTNMNEHSSRSHSIFLINVKQENTQTEQKLSGKLYLVDLAGSEKVSKTGAEGAVLDEAKNINKSLSSLGNVISALAEGTAYIPYRDSKMTRILQDSLGGNCRTTIVICCSPSSYNEAETKTTLMFGQRAKTIKNTVCVNIELTAEQWKQKYEREKEKNKSLRNTVTWLENELNRWRNGESVPVEEQFDKEKAKAEVLALDSILNDKPASTPNVPGVRLTDVEKDKCEAELAKLYKQLDDKDEEINQQSQLAEKLKQQMLDQDELLASSRRDHDNLQAELNRLQAENEASKDEVKEVLQALEELAVNYDQKSQEVEDKTKEFEAISEELNQKSSILSSLDSELQKLKEMSNHQKKRVTEMMSSLLKDLAEIGIAVGSNDIKQHEGGSGLIDEEFTVARLYISKMKSEVKTMAKRCRQLESSQSESNKKMDENEKELAACQLRISQHEAKIKSLTEYLQNIEHKKRQLEENVDSLNEELVKISAQEKVHAMEKENEIQTANEVKEAVEKQIHSHREAHQKQISSLRDELDNKEKLITELQDLNQKTMLEQERLRVEHEKLKSTDQEKSRKLHELTVMQDRREQARQDLKGLEETVAKELQTLHNLRKLFVQDLATRVKKSAEMDSDDTGGSAAQKQKISFLENNLEQLTKVHKQLVRDNADLRCELPKLEKRLRATAERVKALESALKEAKENAARDRKRYQQEVDRIKEAVRAKNMARRGHSAQIAKPIRPGQQPVASPTHPNINRSGGGFYQNSQTVSIRGGGSSRTEKN from the exons ATGGCCGACCCGGCGGAGTGCACCATCAAAGTGATGTGTCGCTTCAGGCCGCTGAACAGCTCCGAGGTGGTCCGGGGGGACAAGTTCATCCCCAAGTTCCAGGGGGACGAGACGGTGATCATCGGG GGCAAACCCTACATGTACGACAGAGTGTtccagacaaacacaacacaggaaCAAGTGTACAATGCCTGCGCCCAGAAGATCGTCAAAG ACGTTCTGGAGGGATACAATGGAACCATTTTTGCATATGGGCAGACATCGTCTGGAAAAACCCACACCATGGAG GGGAACCTTCATGATACAGATTCCATGGGCATCATCCCCAGGATAGTACAAGACATCTTCAACTACATCTATTCCATGGATGAGAACCTGGAGTTCCATATCAAA GtttcatattttgaaatttaCTTAGACAAGATCCGGGACCTTCTGGATG TGTCAAAGACCAACCTGTCAGTGCATGAGGACAAGAACCGCGTGCCCTATGTGAAG GGCTGCACCGAGAGGTTCGTCTGCAGCCCCGAGGAGGTGATGGACACCATCGACGAGGGCAAGAGCAACAGACACGTGGCCGTCACCA ACATGAACGAACACAGCTCCAGGAGTCACAGCATCTTCCTGATCAACGTCAAACAGGAAAACACTCAGACGGAGCAGAAGCTCAGTGGCAAACTGTACCTGGTGGATCTGGCTGGCAGTGAGAAG GTCAGTAAAACGGGAGCAGAAGGAGCCGTTCTGGACGAGGCCAAGAACATCAACAAGTCGCTGTCGTCCCTCGGAAACGTCATCTCCGCTCTGGCTGAGGGCACG GCCTACATCCCCTACAGGGACAGTAAGATGACGCGGATCCTGCAGGACTCTCTGGGGGGTAACTGTCGCACCACCATCGTGATCTGCTGCTCACCTTCGTCCTACAACGAGGCTGAGACCAAAACCACCCTGATGTTCGGCCAGAG AGCGAAGACCATCAAGAACACGGTGTGTGTGAACATCGAgctgacggcagagcagtggaAGCAGAAGTacgagagggagaaggagaagaacaagAGCCTGAGGAACACTGTCACCTGGCTGGAGAACGAGCTGAACCGCTGGAGGAACG GCGAGAGCGTTCCGGTGGAGGAGCAGTTCGACAAGGAGAAGGCCAAAGCCGAGGTGCTCGCCCTGGACAGCATCCTGAACGACAAGCCCGCCTCCACGCCCAACGTGCCCGGCGTTCGCCTGACCGACGTGGAGAAGGACAAGTGTGAGGCGGAACTGGCCAAGCTGTACAAGCAGCTGGACGACAAG gatgaggaAATCAACCAGCAGAGCCAGCTGGCGGAGAAGCTGAAGCAGCAGATGCTGGACCAGGACGAG ctcctggcCTCCTCCCGCCGGGACCACGACAACCTGCAGGCGGAGCTGAACCGCCTGCAGGCGGAGAACGAGGCCTCCAAGGACGAGGTGAAGGAGGTGCTGCAGGCCCTGGAGGAACTGGCCGTCAACTACGACCAGAAGAgccaggaggtggaggacaagaCCAAGGAGTTTGAGGCCATCAGCGAGGAGCTGAACCAGAAGTCG TCCATCCTGTCGTCTCTGGACTCTGAGCTCCAGAAGCTGAAGGAGATGTCCAACCACCAGAAGAAGAGGGTGACggagatgatgtcatcgctgctCAAGGACCTGGCTGAGATCGGCATCGCCGTGGGCAGCAATGACATCAAG CAGCACGAGGGCGGCAGCGGCCTGATCGACGAGGAGTTCACCGTGGCCCGACTCTACATCAGCAAGATGAAGTCGGAGGTGAAGACCATGGCCAAGCGCTGCCGGCAGCTGGAGAGCAGCCAGTCGGAGAGCAACAAGAAGATGGACGAGAACGAGAAGGAGCTGGCCGCCTGCCAGCTGCGCATCTCACAG CACGAGGCCAAGATCAAGTCCCTGACCGAGTACCTGCAGAACATCGAGCACAAGAagaggcagctggaggagaacgTGGACTCTCTGAACGAAGAACTGGTCAAGATCAGCGCTCAGG AGAAGGTCCACGCGATGGAGAAGGAGAACGAGATCCAGACGGCCAATGAAGTGAAG GAAGCAGTGGAGAAGCAAATCCACTCCCACCGTGAAGCTCATCAGAAGCAGATCAGCAGCCTGAGAGACGAGCTGGACAACAAGGAGAAGCTGATCACCGAGCTTCAGGA CCTGAACCAGAAGACCATGCTGGAGCAGGAGAGGCTGCGTGTGGAGCATGAGAAGCTCAAGTCCACCGATCAGGAGAAGAGCCGCAAGCTGCACGAGCTGAC GGTGATGCAGGACCGGAGGGAACAGGCCCGACAGGACCTGAAGGGTCTGGAGGAGACGGTG GCCAAAGAGCTGCAGACGCTTCACAACCTGAGGAAGCTCTTCGTCCAGGACCTGGCCACCAGAGTGAAGAAG AGCGCTGAGATGGACTCGGACGACACCGGCGGCAGCGCCGCCCAGAAGCAGAAGATCTCCTTCCTGGAGAACAACCTGGAGCAGCTGACCAAAGTTCACAAGCAG CTGGTGCGTGATAACGCAGACCTGCGCTGTGAGCTTCCGAAGCTGGAGAAGCGTCTGCGCGCCACGGCGGAGCGGGTCAAAGCCCTGGAGTCGGCCCTGAAGGAGGCCAAGGAGAACGCCGCCCGCGACCGCAAGCGCTACCAGCAGGAG
- the LOC137612458 gene encoding kinesin-1 heavy chain isoform X2 produces the protein MADPAECTIKVMCRFRPLNSSEVVRGDKFIPKFQGDETVIIGGKPYMYDRVFQTNTTQEQVYNACAQKIVKDVLEGYNGTIFAYGQTSSGKTHTMEGNLHDTDSMGIIPRIVQDIFNYIYSMDENLEFHIKVSYFEIYLDKIRDLLDVSKTNLSVHEDKNRVPYVKGCTERFVCSPEEVMDTIDEGKSNRHVAVTNMNEHSSRSHSIFLINVKQENTQTEQKLSGKLYLVDLAGSEKVSKTGAEGAVLDEAKNINKSLSSLGNVISALAEGTAYIPYRDSKMTRILQDSLGGNCRTTIVICCSPSSYNEAETKTTLMFGQRAKTIKNTVCVNIELTAEQWKQKYEREKEKNKSLRNTVTWLENELNRWRNGESVPVEEQFDKEKAKAEVLALDSILNDKPASTPNVPGVRLTDVEKDKCEAELAKLYKQLDDKDEEINQQSQLAEKLKQQMLDQDELLASSRRDHDNLQAELNRLQAENEASKDEVKEVLQALEELAVNYDQKSQEVEDKTKEFEAISEELNQKSSILSSLDSELQKLKEMSNHQKKRVTEMMSSLLKDLAEIGIAVGSNDIKHEGGSGLIDEEFTVARLYISKMKSEVKTMAKRCRQLESSQSESNKKMDENEKELAACQLRISQHEAKIKSLTEYLQNIEHKKRQLEENVDSLNEELVKISAQEKVHAMEKENEIQTANEVKEAVEKQIHSHREAHQKQISSLRDELDNKEKLITELQDLNQKTMLEQERLRVEHEKLKSTDQEKSRKLHELTVMQDRREQARQDLKGLEETVAKELQTLHNLRKLFVQDLATRVKKSAEMDSDDTGGSAAQKQKISFLENNLEQLTKVHKQLVRDNADLRCELPKLEKRLRATAERVKALESALKEAKENAARDRKRYQQEVDRIKEAVRAKNMARRGHSAQIAKPIRPGQQPVASPTHPNINRSGGGFYQNSQTVSIRGGGSSRTEKN, from the exons ATGGCCGACCCGGCGGAGTGCACCATCAAAGTGATGTGTCGCTTCAGGCCGCTGAACAGCTCCGAGGTGGTCCGGGGGGACAAGTTCATCCCCAAGTTCCAGGGGGACGAGACGGTGATCATCGGG GGCAAACCCTACATGTACGACAGAGTGTtccagacaaacacaacacaggaaCAAGTGTACAATGCCTGCGCCCAGAAGATCGTCAAAG ACGTTCTGGAGGGATACAATGGAACCATTTTTGCATATGGGCAGACATCGTCTGGAAAAACCCACACCATGGAG GGGAACCTTCATGATACAGATTCCATGGGCATCATCCCCAGGATAGTACAAGACATCTTCAACTACATCTATTCCATGGATGAGAACCTGGAGTTCCATATCAAA GtttcatattttgaaatttaCTTAGACAAGATCCGGGACCTTCTGGATG TGTCAAAGACCAACCTGTCAGTGCATGAGGACAAGAACCGCGTGCCCTATGTGAAG GGCTGCACCGAGAGGTTCGTCTGCAGCCCCGAGGAGGTGATGGACACCATCGACGAGGGCAAGAGCAACAGACACGTGGCCGTCACCA ACATGAACGAACACAGCTCCAGGAGTCACAGCATCTTCCTGATCAACGTCAAACAGGAAAACACTCAGACGGAGCAGAAGCTCAGTGGCAAACTGTACCTGGTGGATCTGGCTGGCAGTGAGAAG GTCAGTAAAACGGGAGCAGAAGGAGCCGTTCTGGACGAGGCCAAGAACATCAACAAGTCGCTGTCGTCCCTCGGAAACGTCATCTCCGCTCTGGCTGAGGGCACG GCCTACATCCCCTACAGGGACAGTAAGATGACGCGGATCCTGCAGGACTCTCTGGGGGGTAACTGTCGCACCACCATCGTGATCTGCTGCTCACCTTCGTCCTACAACGAGGCTGAGACCAAAACCACCCTGATGTTCGGCCAGAG AGCGAAGACCATCAAGAACACGGTGTGTGTGAACATCGAgctgacggcagagcagtggaAGCAGAAGTacgagagggagaaggagaagaacaagAGCCTGAGGAACACTGTCACCTGGCTGGAGAACGAGCTGAACCGCTGGAGGAACG GCGAGAGCGTTCCGGTGGAGGAGCAGTTCGACAAGGAGAAGGCCAAAGCCGAGGTGCTCGCCCTGGACAGCATCCTGAACGACAAGCCCGCCTCCACGCCCAACGTGCCCGGCGTTCGCCTGACCGACGTGGAGAAGGACAAGTGTGAGGCGGAACTGGCCAAGCTGTACAAGCAGCTGGACGACAAG gatgaggaAATCAACCAGCAGAGCCAGCTGGCGGAGAAGCTGAAGCAGCAGATGCTGGACCAGGACGAG ctcctggcCTCCTCCCGCCGGGACCACGACAACCTGCAGGCGGAGCTGAACCGCCTGCAGGCGGAGAACGAGGCCTCCAAGGACGAGGTGAAGGAGGTGCTGCAGGCCCTGGAGGAACTGGCCGTCAACTACGACCAGAAGAgccaggaggtggaggacaagaCCAAGGAGTTTGAGGCCATCAGCGAGGAGCTGAACCAGAAGTCG TCCATCCTGTCGTCTCTGGACTCTGAGCTCCAGAAGCTGAAGGAGATGTCCAACCACCAGAAGAAGAGGGTGACggagatgatgtcatcgctgctCAAGGACCTGGCTGAGATCGGCATCGCCGTGGGCAGCAATGACATCAAG CACGAGGGCGGCAGCGGCCTGATCGACGAGGAGTTCACCGTGGCCCGACTCTACATCAGCAAGATGAAGTCGGAGGTGAAGACCATGGCCAAGCGCTGCCGGCAGCTGGAGAGCAGCCAGTCGGAGAGCAACAAGAAGATGGACGAGAACGAGAAGGAGCTGGCCGCCTGCCAGCTGCGCATCTCACAG CACGAGGCCAAGATCAAGTCCCTGACCGAGTACCTGCAGAACATCGAGCACAAGAagaggcagctggaggagaacgTGGACTCTCTGAACGAAGAACTGGTCAAGATCAGCGCTCAGG AGAAGGTCCACGCGATGGAGAAGGAGAACGAGATCCAGACGGCCAATGAAGTGAAG GAAGCAGTGGAGAAGCAAATCCACTCCCACCGTGAAGCTCATCAGAAGCAGATCAGCAGCCTGAGAGACGAGCTGGACAACAAGGAGAAGCTGATCACCGAGCTTCAGGA CCTGAACCAGAAGACCATGCTGGAGCAGGAGAGGCTGCGTGTGGAGCATGAGAAGCTCAAGTCCACCGATCAGGAGAAGAGCCGCAAGCTGCACGAGCTGAC GGTGATGCAGGACCGGAGGGAACAGGCCCGACAGGACCTGAAGGGTCTGGAGGAGACGGTG GCCAAAGAGCTGCAGACGCTTCACAACCTGAGGAAGCTCTTCGTCCAGGACCTGGCCACCAGAGTGAAGAAG AGCGCTGAGATGGACTCGGACGACACCGGCGGCAGCGCCGCCCAGAAGCAGAAGATCTCCTTCCTGGAGAACAACCTGGAGCAGCTGACCAAAGTTCACAAGCAG CTGGTGCGTGATAACGCAGACCTGCGCTGTGAGCTTCCGAAGCTGGAGAAGCGTCTGCGCGCCACGGCGGAGCGGGTCAAAGCCCTGGAGTCGGCCCTGAAGGAGGCCAAGGAGAACGCCGCCCGCGACCGCAAGCGCTACCAGCAGGAG